A DNA window from Agarivorans sp. TSD2052 contains the following coding sequences:
- the dinB gene encoding DNA polymerase IV, which translates to MTAFASTQRKIIHVDMDCFYAAVEMRDQPELSNVPLAVGGMRSGRGVLTTCNYLARQYGIRSAMPTHKALQLCPKLVLVPPRMAAYQEASKQVQAIFHGYADAIEPLSLDEAYLDVSNSEACHGSATLIAEQIRRDIVNKTGLTASAGVAPIKFLAKIASDMNKPNGLFVIKPEQVSEFIETLALEKISGVGKVSIEKLHHQGLYTGGDIRRAERDKLKQLFGKFGDMLWMRCQGVDDREVSNDRKRKSVAVERTFAQDEGNPAVLIERLLALLPELKRRSENHLKQAKMNKLGVKVKFADFQQTTKEQQCQHIDESTLLELFEEALARGKGKAVRLIGLHIGLAHEQQNQSPQLALPFEP; encoded by the coding sequence TTGACAGCATTCGCATCAACTCAGCGCAAGATTATTCACGTAGACATGGATTGTTTCTATGCCGCTGTGGAAATGCGCGACCAGCCAGAGTTAAGCAACGTTCCGCTTGCTGTGGGGGGGATGCGAAGTGGTCGCGGAGTGCTTACTACCTGTAATTATCTTGCGCGACAATATGGTATTCGCTCTGCGATGCCCACCCACAAAGCCTTGCAATTGTGCCCTAAGTTAGTTTTGGTGCCACCACGTATGGCGGCTTATCAGGAAGCAAGCAAACAAGTACAAGCTATTTTTCATGGTTACGCTGACGCAATAGAGCCATTATCGCTAGATGAAGCCTATTTAGATGTGAGCAATAGTGAGGCTTGCCATGGTTCTGCCACGCTTATTGCCGAGCAAATCAGACGAGACATTGTTAACAAAACCGGCTTAACGGCTTCTGCAGGCGTTGCGCCGATTAAATTCTTGGCCAAAATTGCTTCCGATATGAACAAACCAAATGGTTTGTTTGTGATTAAGCCTGAGCAAGTGAGCGAGTTTATAGAAACCCTTGCGCTCGAAAAAATATCGGGGGTGGGCAAAGTCAGCATTGAGAAGCTACACCATCAAGGCCTTTATACTGGTGGTGACATTCGCCGTGCAGAGCGAGATAAGCTGAAACAACTTTTTGGCAAATTTGGCGATATGCTGTGGATGCGCTGCCAAGGCGTAGACGACCGTGAAGTGAGTAATGATCGTAAACGGAAATCGGTAGCAGTAGAGCGTACTTTTGCACAAGACGAGGGTAACCCAGCTGTTTTAATTGAGCGTTTATTGGCTCTACTGCCAGAGCTAAAAAGGCGCAGTGAAAATCACCTAAAACAAGCCAAAATGAATAAACTTGGGGTGAAAGTTAAATTTGCTGATTTTCAGCAAACCACGAAAGAGCAGCAATGCCAGCATATTGATGAGTCAACCTTGCTTGAATTATTTGAAGAGGCGCTAGCGAGAGGAAAGGGTAAAGCAGTGCGTTTGATTGGTTTACATATTGGTTTAGCCCATGAACAACAAAACCAGTCACCACAACTGGCTTTGCCGTTTGAGCCATAA
- a CDS encoding aminoacyl-histidine dipeptidase translates to MSTLSSLQPQSLWQHFETICSIPHPSKHEQAMIDWVMALAAEHKLEHFQDATGNVIIKKPATAGMEDKQGVILQAHLDMVPQANNDTQHDFTKDPIRPYIDGEWVTAEGTTLGADNGIGGASILAVLTSSDIAHGPIEALFTIDEEAGMTGAFGLQAGVLEGQLLINTDSEQEGEVYMGCAGGGDTSASFATEYQATTPQQLAIKLQLKGLKGGHSGCDIDTGRANANKLMVRIVAAMQQQGFAPTLCEIQGGSLRNAIPREASCTLVYKAEQQADLSAFMAEQREQLINEFGLVETDLALSCEAIDRPSQSLTNQLSQQIIASLNACTNGVVSMSQTVVGVVETSLNLGVISQSEESIDIKILVRSLIDSSRLQVEASLASLFSLTSATVTFSGAYPGWKPENDSVMKTVVQQSYQELFGKCPNVMVIHAGLECGLFKSAYPNWDMASFGPTIKFPHSPDEKVEIAAVEKYWQLLLSVLNNIPAKA, encoded by the coding sequence GTGTCTACACTATCTTCTCTTCAACCACAGAGTTTGTGGCAGCATTTCGAAACAATCTGTTCGATACCTCACCCATCTAAACATGAACAAGCAATGATTGATTGGGTTATGGCCCTAGCAGCCGAGCACAAGCTTGAGCATTTTCAAGATGCCACTGGTAACGTGATCATCAAAAAACCTGCCACCGCAGGCATGGAAGACAAACAAGGCGTTATCTTGCAAGCTCACCTTGATATGGTGCCGCAGGCAAATAATGATACTCAGCACGATTTTACTAAAGACCCGATCCGCCCCTACATTGATGGCGAATGGGTAACAGCAGAAGGCACCACCTTGGGCGCTGATAATGGTATTGGTGGCGCATCTATCTTAGCCGTATTAACCAGCAGTGATATTGCTCATGGCCCGATTGAAGCACTGTTCACCATCGATGAAGAAGCAGGAATGACCGGCGCCTTCGGATTGCAAGCCGGCGTATTAGAGGGTCAACTACTGATTAATACCGACTCTGAGCAAGAAGGTGAAGTTTACATGGGCTGTGCTGGCGGCGGTGATACTAGTGCCAGCTTCGCCACTGAATACCAAGCAACGACTCCTCAACAGCTCGCCATTAAACTGCAACTGAAGGGTTTAAAAGGTGGCCACTCTGGTTGCGACATTGATACCGGCCGCGCTAACGCTAACAAATTAATGGTGCGTATTGTAGCCGCTATGCAACAGCAAGGTTTTGCACCTACATTGTGTGAAATTCAAGGCGGTAGCTTACGTAACGCCATTCCTCGCGAAGCAAGCTGCACATTAGTTTACAAGGCCGAACAACAAGCCGATTTATCCGCGTTCATGGCCGAACAACGTGAACAGCTCATCAATGAGTTCGGCTTGGTAGAAACAGACTTAGCGCTTAGCTGTGAAGCCATTGATAGACCAAGTCAAAGCTTGACCAATCAACTATCACAACAAATCATCGCCAGTCTAAATGCTTGTACCAATGGCGTAGTAAGCATGAGCCAAACCGTTGTCGGTGTAGTTGAAACCTCCCTCAACTTAGGGGTAATTAGCCAGTCAGAAGAGAGCATTGATATTAAGATCCTGGTGCGCTCATTGATAGATTCAAGTCGTCTTCAGGTAGAAGCAAGCCTTGCCTCACTGTTTAGCCTAACGTCTGCCACAGTAACATTCTCTGGGGCTTATCCTGGCTGGAAGCCAGAAAACGACTCAGTAATGAAAACAGTGGTCCAACAAAGCTACCAAGAATTGTTTGGCAAATGCCCTAATGTAATGGTGATACACGCAGGTTTAGAGTGTGGTTTATTCAAAAGCGCTTATCCTAATTGGGACATGGCTTCATTTGGCCCTACCATTAAGTTCCCGCATAGCCCCGATGAGAAAGTAGAAATTGCCGCAGTAGAAAAATACTGGCAGCTATTACTTTCAGTATTAAACAACATCCCAGCTAAAGCTTAA
- a CDS encoding hybrid-cluster NAD(P)-dependent oxidoreductase, whose translation MSDARVSQLSIYPIKSTAGIHLNHAYVEEHGLAFDRRFVVCQPDGVQITARTHPKLAQIHSALNRSGLHLRAPNMPALDLRYADFSDNYRTVMIWKDSVQAQHCHNSYDNWFSEYLGEHCHLVFFGEQSTRKVKHKDSQVAFADGYPLLLISEASLEDLNLRSSAHHSMAQFRPNLVVKNTEAFAEDGWKRFRIGDVEFEVQNPCSRCVFTTLDQATGQFHPNKEPLSTFAKYRQGEDGNVYFGQNAVALNSGKISLYDTIEILETRKADVYPDNAEKRAAPATSQHQWQQGEAVSLKCLAVKLDTHDVKTFVFELPKHLTSEYKPGQYLGFEFEINGKPVRRNYTLSSSPSRPQRLAITVKRVVNGQASNWLHDNLKPGMNLNAHAPSGDFHLEQTRNQKLLLLSAGSGVTPMLSMLRYLSDMNIEKDIVFLHSAHTEQDLIAEQELALINQQLEKCSLRYTLTQQASSHRQGYQGRLNRGMLMDIEDLEQRAVFVCGPQAFMQSAKEQLLALGVHESDYFEESFGQQHHEAIEAKTVNILFDSWDTYLEGNNQQNLLEQAEQAGLNLSYSCRGGFCGSCKVMLQSGEVNVLEDSGLTEEEKQQGYILSCSCVPSSDVCITQD comes from the coding sequence GTGAGTGATGCACGTGTTAGTCAACTGAGTATTTACCCGATCAAATCTACTGCGGGGATCCACCTAAATCATGCTTATGTTGAAGAACATGGTTTAGCCTTTGATAGGCGTTTTGTTGTCTGTCAGCCTGACGGCGTTCAAATCACAGCGCGAACTCACCCTAAACTGGCTCAAATTCATAGTGCACTTAATCGCTCAGGTTTGCATTTACGCGCACCAAATATGCCTGCCTTAGACTTACGCTATGCTGATTTTTCTGATAATTACCGCACCGTAATGATTTGGAAAGACAGCGTGCAAGCACAGCACTGCCATAACAGCTACGATAATTGGTTTAGTGAGTATCTCGGTGAGCATTGCCACTTGGTGTTTTTTGGTGAACAATCCACACGCAAAGTGAAACACAAAGATAGCCAAGTAGCGTTTGCCGACGGCTACCCGTTATTGCTCATTTCAGAAGCCTCTTTAGAGGATCTAAATTTGCGTTCTAGCGCTCACCATAGCATGGCGCAATTTCGCCCTAACTTAGTGGTTAAAAATACCGAGGCTTTTGCTGAAGACGGTTGGAAGCGCTTCCGCATTGGCGACGTGGAGTTTGAGGTACAAAACCCCTGTTCACGCTGCGTTTTCACCACGCTTGACCAAGCTACAGGCCAATTTCATCCGAACAAAGAACCACTAAGTACTTTCGCTAAATACCGCCAAGGTGAAGACGGCAATGTTTATTTTGGTCAAAATGCGGTGGCCCTAAACAGTGGCAAAATTAGCCTTTACGATACCATTGAAATATTAGAAACCCGCAAGGCAGACGTTTACCCTGATAATGCAGAGAAACGCGCAGCGCCAGCAACCAGCCAACACCAATGGCAGCAAGGTGAAGCGGTTAGCTTAAAATGTTTAGCAGTAAAACTAGACACTCACGATGTAAAGACCTTTGTTTTTGAGCTTCCTAAACACTTAACGAGTGAATATAAACCAGGCCAATACTTAGGTTTTGAATTTGAGATAAACGGTAAACCCGTGCGTCGTAATTATACCTTGTCTAGCTCACCAAGCCGCCCACAGCGTTTGGCTATCACCGTAAAACGAGTGGTGAATGGCCAAGCATCTAACTGGCTACACGACAATCTTAAGCCAGGTATGAACTTAAACGCCCATGCGCCTAGCGGAGATTTTCATTTAGAGCAAACTCGGAACCAAAAGCTATTGCTGCTCTCGGCGGGCAGCGGTGTGACTCCAATGCTGTCTATGCTTCGCTACTTAAGCGATATGAACATTGAAAAAGACATCGTGTTTTTACATAGCGCCCACACCGAACAAGATCTGATTGCTGAACAAGAGTTAGCGCTGATTAATCAACAACTGGAAAAATGCAGCCTACGTTATACCCTAACTCAACAAGCGAGCAGCCACAGGCAAGGTTACCAAGGTAGATTAAATCGCGGCATGCTAATGGATATCGAAGATTTAGAACAACGAGCGGTTTTTGTTTGTGGTCCACAAGCCTTTATGCAAAGTGCTAAAGAACAACTGTTAGCCTTAGGGGTGCACGAATCAGATTACTTCGAAGAGAGTTTTGGCCAGCAACACCATGAAGCGATAGAAGCCAAAACCGTCAACATCTTATTTGATAGTTGGGATACTTACCTTGAAGGGAATAATCAACAAAACCTATTAGAACAAGCCGAACAAGCGGGCCTGAACCTCAGTTATTCATGCCGCGGAGGATTTTGTGGTAGCTGCAAGGTAATGCTACAAAGCGGTGAAGTAAATGTACTTGAAGACAGCGGCTTAACCGAAGAAGAGAAGCAGCAAGGCTATATTTTAAGCTGTAGCTGTGTTCCCTCTAGCGACGTGTGTATTACTCAAGATTAA
- a CDS encoding NCS2 family permease: protein MLEKLFKLKAHGTNVRTEVVAGMTTFLTMAYIIFVNPSMLAAAGMDQGAVFVATCLAAAVGCFIMGFYANYPIAQAPGMGLNAFFTYGVVLGMGHTWQIALGAVFLSGVIFICLSLFKVREWIINSIPQTLRVGIAAGIGLFLGFIALKNAGIVVDNPATLVSLGHQNPHQMILAALGFFLIIGLEYRKVKGGVLISILAITVLSIVLGYTQYGGIISMPPNPAPTFLQLDIMGALDVTMISVIFAFLFVDLFDTAGTLTAVAQRGNLLDEKGRLPNLKKALLADSSATIAGSLLGTSSTTSYIESGAGVEVGGRTGLTAVVVGLLFVLALLFSPLAGMIPAYATAGALFYVCTLMLSGLVNVDWTDLTEAAPAAIVAILMPLSFSIADGIALGFISYAAIKLLAGRHKDVPLSVWVLAVVFVLKFAFF, encoded by the coding sequence ATGTTAGAAAAATTATTTAAACTAAAGGCTCATGGCACGAATGTGCGAACTGAAGTTGTAGCAGGTATGACAACCTTCTTAACCATGGCCTACATTATATTTGTTAACCCTAGCATGTTAGCTGCTGCAGGCATGGACCAAGGAGCAGTGTTTGTAGCGACTTGTTTAGCCGCTGCAGTGGGTTGTTTCATCATGGGCTTTTATGCCAACTACCCTATTGCTCAAGCCCCAGGCATGGGATTAAACGCATTTTTCACCTACGGTGTTGTGCTTGGCATGGGCCATACTTGGCAAATCGCCTTGGGTGCGGTGTTCTTATCGGGGGTTATCTTCATTTGTTTGAGCTTATTTAAGGTTCGCGAATGGATTATCAACTCTATCCCACAAACTTTGCGTGTAGGTATTGCTGCTGGTATTGGTTTGTTCCTAGGGTTTATTGCATTGAAAAACGCCGGGATTGTGGTCGATAATCCAGCAACATTGGTTAGCCTAGGACACCAAAACCCACACCAGATGATTTTAGCCGCGCTAGGTTTCTTCTTAATCATTGGCCTTGAATACCGCAAAGTAAAAGGCGGTGTACTGATTTCAATTTTGGCCATCACGGTTTTATCTATCGTACTGGGCTACACCCAATACGGCGGCATCATCTCTATGCCTCCAAACCCTGCGCCGACGTTCCTACAGTTGGATATCATGGGTGCGTTAGATGTCACAATGATCAGCGTTATCTTTGCCTTCTTGTTTGTCGATTTGTTTGACACCGCTGGTACCCTAACTGCAGTGGCTCAACGCGGTAATTTACTTGACGAAAAAGGCCGTTTACCTAATTTGAAAAAAGCTTTATTAGCCGATTCAAGCGCAACCATTGCAGGCTCATTATTGGGGACTTCAAGCACCACTTCTTACATTGAAAGTGGCGCTGGCGTAGAAGTGGGTGGCCGCACGGGTCTTACCGCTGTGGTAGTGGGTTTGTTATTTGTGTTGGCGTTGTTGTTCTCGCCATTGGCAGGAATGATCCCCGCCTATGCAACCGCTGGCGCGCTATTTTATGTGTGTACGCTAATGTTATCTGGCCTAGTCAATGTTGATTGGACCGACTTAACTGAAGCTGCGCCAGCAGCAATTGTGGCTATTTTAATGCCGCTGTCTTTTTCAATTGCCGACGGTATTGCTTTAGGCTTTATTTCTTATGCGGCCATTAAGCTGTTAGCGGGTCGCCATAAAGATGTTCCGCTAAGTGTTTGGGTTTTAGCTGTTGTATTTGTACTTAAGTTTGCTTTCTTCTAA